From the Hevea brasiliensis isolate MT/VB/25A 57/8 chromosome 15, ASM3005281v1, whole genome shotgun sequence genome, one window contains:
- the LOC110641000 gene encoding uncharacterized protein LOC110641000 — MEGIARVRAFSSPELAPPSPTKAVRPEDYSLEGIATNVKLLLKLIQEHNGASTNDDRKMQRIAGMITILDDVKSRIEKSQSARKRLAELRRCNTELRPSRSPRDKKPQDPVTTDDNERLRKQLNASLASRKSLEIMCSSLGKEKEIMACELARKVYELNEMEELVSDLKAQNATLLTKLQSHAAEHKEKKSSAGDAQGNAALQDRNKALSEQLLKSLDSYRSLKRKYKDAKEKNSEIRKTMEEIRVEVSAGLEQIRSFRQRMASTKDQQADIEEEISALEQMFERFNMKISKHEEKNIECAKPKAEISATKPPVLA, encoded by the exons ATGGAAGGAATAGCCCGAGTTCGAGCATTCTCATCTCCGGAATTGGCACCTCCTTCTCCAACGAAAGCTGTACGCCCAGAAGATTATAGTTTAGAAG GCATTGCAACAAATGTGAAGCTGCTGCTAAAACTAATTCAAGAGCATAATGGAGCGAGCACTAACGATGACCGGAAAATGCAAAGGATTGCTGGAATGATCACCATCCTAGATGATGTTAAATCGCGAATCGAAAAGTCTCAATCTGCTAGGAAAAGATTAGCTGAGCTCAGGAGGTGCAACACAGAACTTAGGCCTAGTCGATCTCCTAGAGACAAGAAGCCTCAAGACCCGGTGACGACCGATGATAATGAGAGGTTGAGAAAACAGCTCAATGCAAGCTTGGCTTCAAGAAAGAGCCTGGAAATTATGTGTTCAAGCTTGGGAAAGGAAAAGGAAATAATGGCCTGTGAGCTTGCCAGAAAGGTTTATGAGTTGAATGAAATGGAGGAACTTGTCAGTGACCTCAAGGCACAAAACGCTACATTGTTAACAAAACTACAATCTCATGCCGCGGAGCATAAGGAGAAGAAAAGCAGTGCAGGGGATGCTCAAGGGAATGCAGCTCTTCAGGATCGTAACAAGGCACTTTCGGAGCAACTCCTCAAGTCCCTTGATAGTTATCGATCTTTAAAGAGGAAATACAAGGATGCAAAAGAGAAGAACTCAGAAATTAGGAAGACAATGGAAGAAATCAGGGTTGAAGTAAGTGCAGGTCTTGAACAGATCCGTAGCTTCAGGCAAAGAATGGCCTCAACCAAAGATCAACAAGCAGATATAGAAGAGGAGATTTCAGCGTTAGAGCAAATGTTCGAGCGATTTAACATGAAAATCTCTAAGCATGAAGAGAAGAATATCGAATGTGCTAAACCAAAAGCTGAGATCAGTGCCACCAAGCCCCCTGTTCTCGCATGA